One genomic region from Jiangella sp. DSM 45060 encodes:
- a CDS encoding plasmid stabilization protein, with protein MPRQWSDKRERQYEHIKEGLEDRDYSEDRAEEIAARTVNKERARSGESRQKSRSSTDDISSGRRGGLRSGKGPGGRTKAQLYNEAKEKGIKGRSTMTKKELERAVGR; from the coding sequence ATGCCGAGACAGTGGAGTGACAAACGCGAACGGCAGTACGAGCACATCAAGGAAGGGCTGGAGGACCGCGACTACAGCGAGGACCGCGCCGAGGAGATCGCCGCACGCACCGTCAACAAGGAGCGTGCGCGGTCCGGCGAGTCCCGCCAGAAGAGCCGCTCGTCCACCGACGACATCTCGTCCGGCCGGCGTGGCGGGCTGCGCTCCGGCAAGGGCCCGGGCGGGCGGACGAAGGCCCAGCTCTACAACGAGGCCAAGGAGAAGGGCATCAAGGGCCGGTCGACGATGACGAAGAAGGAACTGGAGCGCGCGGTCGGCCGCTGA